The Falco peregrinus isolate bFalPer1 chromosome 12, bFalPer1.pri, whole genome shotgun sequence genome has a segment encoding these proteins:
- the SAMD7 gene encoding sterile alpha motif domain-containing protein 7 has translation MTPRDHMRKMSILGEQGTLEEKHLYRLASGMAAGELRQRQEMLMRNQLMAVNPQLMGAGQQRMQAIPSQFEPRLVDRDLLPSTEMMASADARQIHIASHLGPTVPQHANMPNILSNRIYPSPGYSFLQPESMEAVARRQELVQKQNIARMEMEMNAIFQQKEMEKAHRKGLLGLEAPFLYHGMPASPIAFRGRHRLPEGHLPSDLYVHRTTIDEIHGNAMLMATSPYPPVSTLQRERGRRPGRRTGNHKTADCSANGTKNQADDKTTDPTSATVDDEKEDKKEAEVETPNKHEQTKNQTEPSAVAKNCKEFEQGLRKNCATHEISTETNNCSSTNEKESNSSCAAFDEKYMYPSAIPFSTLPYGFPVPSNPLLPSGAHGLILNGEDISSVEDIRKWTVDDVYNFIVSLPGCSDYGQVFKDHAIDGETLPLLTEEHLLDTMGLKLGPALKIRSQVSRRLGNVFYMMNLPLSVPLPPASGKPSDQPSDMASPLHCNSSGDTLDSPCSQDPETSQAVEQIVSENRENPCDTAGSQADFQMITFQKS, from the exons ATGACTCCACGAGATCACATGAGAAAAATGTCTATCCTGGGGGAACAAGGAACACTAGAAGAAAAGCACCTGTACAGATTAGCAAGTGGCATGGCAGCAGGAG AACTGCGGCAGCGGCAAGAGATGCTAATGAGAAATCAGCTGATGGCAGTAAACCCTCAACTAATGGGTGCAGGCCAGCAAAGAATGCAGGCGATTCCCTCCCAGTTTGAGCCTCGACTGGTAGACAG agaTCTGTTGCCTTCAACTGAAATGATGGCATCAGCTGACGCAAGACAAATCCATATAGCGTCCCACCTCGGACCCACAGTCCCACAGCATGCAAACATGCCAAACATATTGTCCAACCGCATTTACCCAAGCCCAG GATACAGCTTTCTGCAACCAGAATCCATGGAAGCTGTGGCCAGAAGACAGGAACTggttcaaaagcaaaatattgccAG AATGGAAATGGAGATGAATgctatttttcagcaaaaagaaatggagaaagccCATCGGAAAGGACTACTGGGTCTGGAAGCACCTTTCCTTTACCATGGGATGCCAGCTAGTCCCATTGCTTTTCGTGGCAGGCACAGACTACCTGAAGGCCATCTTCCCAGCGACTTATATGTTCATCGCACCACCATTGATGAAATTCATGGCAATGCTATGCTCATGGCAACCAGCCCATACCCTCCAGTCAGCACTTTGCAAAGGGAGAGGGGACGTCGGCCAGGGAGAAGAACTGGAAATCACAAAACTGCAGACTGTAGTGCCAATGGCACAAAGAACCAAGCTGATGACAAAACTACAGACCCTACTTCAGCTACAGTGGATGAtgagaaagaagacaaaaaagaagcagaggTGGAGACACCAAACAAacatgaacaaacaaaaaaccagacTGAGCCATCTGCTGTTGCCAAAAACTGTAAAGAGTTTGAACAAGGCTTGAGAAAAAACTGTGCTACTCATGAAATATCTACTGAAACCAacaactgcagcagcacaaatgAGAAGGAATCTAATAgttcctgtgctgcttttgatgaGAAGTACATGTACCCTTCTGCAATACCATTCTCAACATTACCATATGGATTTCCCGTACCCAGCAACCCATTGCTACCTTCAG GAGCACATGGCCTGATCCTGAACGGAGAAGACATTTCTTCTGTTGAAGACATTCGCAAATGGACAGTTGATGACGTATACAACTTCATCGTTAGCCTCCCAGGCTGTTCAGATTATGGCCAG GTATTTAAAGATCATGCTATTGATGGAGAAACCCTCCCGCTACTAACAGAGGAACATCTCCTGGATACAATGGGATTAAAACTCGGACCAGCATTAAAAATCCGCTCTCAG GTGTCCCGACGTCTGGGCAATGTGTTCTACATGATGAATCTTCCTCTGTCTGTCCCCCTGCCACCCGCTTCAGGCAAACCCTCAGATCAGCCCTCTGACATGGCCTCCCCTCTTCACTGCAACAGCAGTGGCGATACGCTGGATAGTCCCTGCTCTCAGGACCCAGAAACTTCACAAGCAGTAGAACAgattgtttcagaaaacagggaaaatcCATGTGACACAGCTGGATCTCAGGCTGACTTCCAGATGATAACTTTCCAGAAGAGCTGA